One genomic window of Candidatus Kuenenia stuttgartiensis includes the following:
- a CDS encoding intermembrane phospholipid transport protein YdbH family protein, whose amino-acid sequence MSYIKNIAIRSFFISGIIFFLLCGVYFSIPVILEKKILPLLFNKAGFVQSTGKIRKFGFTGLDVTSVRLGNPENPSISLDSIRIDYSLMGLARRHIKKIIISGVEIRAEFKDGKMGIPGIDFGKLFRNSSNTGREQQTVSQRIPINIGELEIRHAAVLLKSGVEDFYIPFSMRIYPVFENKEEQPSGYAIQYRLDPQHANIFHGVRIKSRINGSAMYNFTTSDLALRLDLTDMDVVYNDLQFKNTSKDVPLIITITRTKNIVQMHFNRFSVMSLLPFEVSMNPDSHLTVNMDEDTLNAEGSVKVFLKKELMNNDPHIGLKLGQSAELPIFLKGETQGKQWRFSLNSAGTSHPLTFSRGTETMTLFPKELSIQGEGLNTSGSLQFDANLTHVRYKGDNMHILIPLVSLQGSGLLNSTESSSLRAFVQITDAECASHDFNARKIQAKIPIQWPFPASEDNDSIAEDTNYPYVAIDDINYGGINIGSIVATPYQNGANLHFTGLFKGLLFPGFNVNFKGMAGLNDENTFISKVDFNSAEPEKTLQFELSSVASQFSGIFFNGIADIRGNWSFDGTRGTSTGMVLLRNTKIDSPQKKMTIEGVELQLAMSDLLNLRSDPGQVLKFQRFTWGDIEISEGEASFQIESPSSLFLKKSSFLWCGGNVYTHGLRLKPGNDGLDIICYCDRLRLATVLKQFHLASAEGEGSVNGRLPISYKNGEIKIADGFLYSTPGEGGIIRFNTETLIPGAAGTQKGIQTDVAMEALKDFHYDWAKLSLLSKGEDLHVYLQMEGAPVNLLPFAYTKKSGLVKAKGEPKARFQKILFHFNFTLPIDELLHYSAGLGELLQYQ is encoded by the coding sequence ATGTCTTATATTAAGAATATTGCAATTCGTTCATTCTTTATTAGCGGCATAATTTTTTTTCTTTTGTGCGGCGTCTATTTCTCGATTCCGGTAATTTTAGAAAAGAAAATTCTCCCTCTTCTTTTTAACAAAGCAGGATTCGTTCAATCAACCGGTAAAATCAGAAAATTTGGCTTTACCGGGTTAGATGTAACTTCGGTTCGATTGGGTAACCCGGAAAATCCCTCCATTTCCCTCGATTCTATCCGCATTGATTATTCTTTAATGGGGCTGGCAAGAAGGCATATTAAAAAAATAATAATCAGCGGGGTGGAGATACGGGCGGAGTTTAAAGACGGCAAAATGGGTATTCCCGGAATAGATTTCGGCAAACTCTTCAGAAATTCCTCAAATACCGGACGGGAACAACAAACGGTTTCACAAAGAATTCCCATTAACATTGGAGAACTAGAAATACGGCATGCCGCAGTTCTTTTGAAATCAGGCGTTGAAGATTTTTATATCCCTTTCAGTATGCGGATATACCCAGTCTTTGAGAATAAGGAAGAACAACCTTCCGGCTACGCAATACAGTACAGATTAGACCCGCAACATGCGAATATCTTCCATGGAGTAAGGATAAAATCCAGGATAAATGGCAGTGCAATGTATAATTTTACGACCTCTGATTTGGCATTGCGGCTTGATCTTACTGATATGGATGTAGTGTATAATGACCTGCAATTTAAAAATACATCGAAAGATGTTCCGTTAATAATAACCATCACAAGAACAAAAAATATCGTTCAAATGCATTTTAACCGGTTTAGTGTTATGTCGCTCCTCCCATTTGAAGTATCAATGAATCCTGATAGTCACCTTACGGTGAATATGGATGAAGACACACTGAATGCCGAAGGGAGCGTGAAGGTGTTTTTAAAGAAAGAATTGATGAACAACGATCCCCATATTGGCCTAAAATTAGGCCAGTCAGCAGAGCTGCCAATTTTTCTTAAAGGAGAAACCCAGGGAAAGCAGTGGCGTTTTTCACTAAACTCTGCCGGGACATCTCACCCTTTGACTTTTTCCCGGGGAACCGAAACAATGACTCTTTTCCCCAAAGAGCTTTCCATACAGGGAGAAGGTCTGAATACCAGCGGTTCTCTGCAATTTGATGCAAACCTCACTCATGTGCGGTATAAGGGGGATAATATGCATATACTGATTCCTCTTGTCTCATTGCAGGGCAGCGGATTGCTAAACTCTACGGAGAGTTCTTCTCTCCGGGCATTTGTGCAAATAACTGATGCGGAATGTGCTTCTCACGATTTTAATGCAAGGAAGATACAGGCGAAGATTCCCATTCAATGGCCATTCCCAGCTTCCGAAGATAACGACAGTATTGCGGAAGATACGAATTACCCCTATGTTGCCATCGATGATATAAACTATGGCGGCATAAACATCGGGTCAATTGTCGCAACGCCCTATCAAAACGGCGCAAACCTTCATTTTACAGGATTGTTTAAGGGCTTACTGTTCCCTGGTTTTAATGTAAATTTTAAGGGTATGGCGGGTCTGAATGATGAGAATACCTTTATTTCCAAGGTAGACTTCAACTCTGCGGAACCGGAAAAGACACTGCAATTTGAATTATCTTCTGTTGCATCGCAATTTAGCGGGATATTTTTTAATGGCATTGCCGACATCCGCGGTAATTGGAGCTTTGATGGAACCAGGGGAACAAGCACGGGCATGGTGTTACTTCGCAATACGAAAATAGATAGTCCTCAAAAAAAGATGACGATAGAAGGAGTGGAACTTCAACTTGCCATGAGCGACCTGTTAAACCTCCGCAGCGATCCTGGACAAGTGCTGAAATTCCAGCGTTTCACGTGGGGAGATATAGAAATAAGCGAAGGCGAGGCGTCGTTTCAAATAGAATCCCCTTCTTCCCTTTTCCTTAAAAAAAGTAGTTTTCTCTGGTGCGGGGGGAATGTCTATACGCATGGCCTGCGCTTAAAACCAGGCAATGATGGATTAGATATTATCTGTTACTGCGACCGGTTGAGACTGGCGACTGTTTTAAAACAGTTTCATCTCGCATCCGCTGAAGGTGAAGGCTCTGTAAATGGTCGTTTGCCTATCAGTTATAAAAATGGAGAGATAAAAATTGCCGATGGTTTTCTTTATTCCACGCCCGGGGAGGGCGGCATTATTCGTTTTAATACAGAAACGCTTATTCCTGGCGCGGCCGGCACACAAAAGGGTATACAAACGGATGTTGCGATGGAAGCCCTTAAGGATTTCCACTATGATTGGGCAAAGCTTTCGTTGTTGAGCAAGGGAGAAGACCTCCACGTTTATTTACAGATGGAGGGAGCGCCTGTTAATTTACTCCCGTTTGCCTACACAAAAAAATCAGGACTGGTGAAAGCAAAAGGAGAACCAAAGGCTCGTTTCCAGAAAATACTCTTTCATTTTAACTTTACATTACCCATTGATGAATTATTACACTATAGCGCAGGCTTGGGGGAATTATTACAATATCAGTAA
- a CDS encoding peptidylprolyl isomerase → MLKCRSKVLGFVLCGIASICFSYSAMASKEKEATAPKQQEKTTEAKQIGDSKKVVATINGESITKAEVERVLERFKNQLPPDRIASVEKQIIDGLVAQKLFLQFIKKNKIAIGDDALKTELDKVREDIKLNPGLQGKSLEEVLESHGSNIEDLKRDITISLSLEKYFADTVSDAKVKDYFEKNRQIYDGTEVQASHILVDTRNLQGEEDLAKAKQKIEKVKAEIAEGKKDFAKLAEEYSDCPSSKKGGDLGYFVRKGQMVEPFAEAAFALKVGEVSDVVTTQFGYHIIKVTDIKKGGEIDFNELKPEIKLDILKQNADSLLDRLKQQAKIEIK, encoded by the coding sequence ATGTTAAAGTGCCGTAGCAAGGTTTTGGGATTTGTCTTATGTGGAATAGCAAGCATCTGTTTTAGCTATTCCGCCATGGCGTCAAAAGAGAAAGAAGCGACTGCCCCAAAGCAACAAGAAAAAACAACGGAAGCAAAACAGATAGGTGATTCAAAGAAGGTGGTTGCGACTATCAATGGTGAAAGCATTACGAAGGCAGAGGTGGAACGAGTGCTGGAGAGATTTAAGAATCAGCTACCTCCGGACAGAATTGCTTCTGTTGAAAAACAGATAATTGATGGCTTGGTGGCACAGAAGTTGTTTTTGCAATTTATTAAGAAGAATAAGATTGCAATAGGCGATGATGCGCTGAAGACGGAATTGGATAAAGTTCGTGAGGATATAAAACTGAATCCGGGGTTGCAAGGAAAGTCACTGGAAGAAGTGTTGGAATCACATGGTAGCAATATCGAAGACTTAAAGAGGGATATTACAATTTCTTTGTCTTTGGAAAAATACTTTGCTGATACCGTAAGCGATGCAAAAGTAAAAGACTATTTTGAAAAAAACAGACAGATATATGATGGCACTGAGGTTCAGGCCAGCCATATTTTAGTAGATACGCGTAACCTGCAGGGTGAAGAAGATCTGGCAAAGGCAAAGCAAAAGATAGAAAAGGTAAAAGCTGAGATCGCTGAAGGGAAAAAAGACTTTGCCAAGCTTGCCGAAGAATATTCTGATTGTCCGTCCTCGAAAAAAGGCGGAGATCTTGGCTATTTTGTAAGAAAGGGCCAGATGGTGGAACCATTTGCGGAGGCGGCTTTTGCTTTAAAAGTGGGAGAGGTGAGCGATGTTGTAACGACCCAGTTTGGATATCATATCATAAAGGTTACTGATATCAAAAAGGGCGGGGAAATTGATTTTAATGAATTAAAACCTGAAATTAAACTGGACATATTAAAACAAAATGCCGATTCCCTGCTGGACAGATTAAAGCAGCAGGCAAAGATTGAAATCAAGTAA
- a CDS encoding YnbE family lipoprotein — protein MKQNSVILCIVFFLVLHGCKTEHKVELEVKPMQITIDVNIRIDRELDNFFGNLDEAAKTLGGEVGDSKAAETPNPGQ, from the coding sequence ATGAAACAAAATAGTGTCATTTTATGTATAGTGTTTTTTCTTGTCTTGCATGGTTGTAAAACGGAACATAAGGTAGAACTTGAAGTCAAACCAATGCAAATTACCATTGATGTGAATATACGAATAGATAGGGAGCTGGATAATTTTTTTGGCAACCTTGATGAAGCCGCAAAAACACTCGGCGGGGAAGTCGGTGATTCTAAAGCAGCGGAGACGCCAAACCCTGGCCAGTAG
- a CDS encoding electron transport complex protein RnfA yields MIKELAIIIVSVVFVNNFVLAKFLGLCPFLGVSQKTSSALGMGAAVTFVMTLASAITWILYNYILLPGDANLVGMVFPSIGETGLIEVLKTISYILVIATLVQLVEMMLRKMVPALYDSLGVFLPLITTNCAVLGVALLNTTDSPQHLGFIEAIVQGFGAGIGFTVAILLMSGIRERLALLSIPKPLQGLPIAFICTGLMALAFFGFSGMVP; encoded by the coding sequence ATGATTAAAGAGTTAGCGATAATAATTGTTAGTGTTGTTTTTGTAAATAATTTTGTCCTGGCAAAATTCCTGGGGCTCTGCCCATTCCTTGGTGTTTCTCAAAAGACCTCCTCGGCGCTTGGCATGGGCGCCGCCGTAACGTTTGTAATGACGCTTGCTTCCGCCATTACGTGGATTTTATACAATTATATTCTGTTGCCGGGTGATGCGAACCTCGTGGGTATGGTTTTCCCTTCTATTGGGGAAACAGGGCTTATTGAGGTGTTAAAGACGATCAGCTACATACTTGTGATTGCAACGCTCGTACAGTTAGTTGAAATGATGCTTCGCAAGATGGTTCCTGCGTTGTACGACAGTCTGGGCGTCTTTTTGCCGCTTATTACCACAAACTGCGCCGTGTTGGGTGTGGCGCTTTTAAACACTACGGATTCTCCGCAGCATTTAGGGTTTATAGAAGCAATCGTTCAGGGCTTTGGTGCGGGTATCGGTTTTACGGTAGCCATATTACTAATGTCTGGTATCAGGGAGCGCCTGGCGTTGCTTAGCATACCAAAACCTTTACAGGGGCTTCCCATTGCGTTTATATGCACAGGCCTTATGGCATTGGCTTTTTTCGGATTTTCAGGGATGGTACCATAG
- the rsxE gene encoding electron transport complex subunit RsxE, with translation MAQSNWQEFSKGLFKYNALFVLVLGICPSLAVTTSLKNGVSMGGAATFVLVSSNFIISLIRPYVPREIRIPCFIVVIASFVTIVELMMKAYLPTEINASLGIFIPLIVVNCIILYRAEAFAYKNKPFVSILDGLGIGLGWTLSLCLVSGVREMLGAGTLFGLKLSERYEPASIMIMAPGAFIITGLLMGLFNWRKQLKIEKSMKAYQKND, from the coding sequence TTGGCACAAAGTAATTGGCAGGAATTCTCAAAAGGTCTTTTTAAGTATAACGCATTGTTTGTGTTGGTGTTAGGTATTTGTCCCAGCCTGGCAGTAACAACTTCATTAAAGAATGGTGTATCAATGGGGGGCGCTGCGACCTTTGTTCTTGTGTCTTCCAATTTTATCATCTCTCTCATCCGCCCGTATGTCCCCCGCGAGATTAGAATCCCTTGCTTTATTGTTGTTATTGCTTCGTTTGTAACGATTGTTGAATTAATGATGAAGGCGTATTTGCCAACAGAGATAAACGCCTCGTTGGGAATATTTATTCCTCTTATCGTAGTCAATTGCATTATTTTGTATCGTGCGGAGGCCTTTGCTTATAAAAATAAACCCTTTGTTTCCATATTAGATGGTTTGGGTATCGGTTTGGGATGGACTTTATCCCTCTGCCTTGTTTCCGGTGTGCGTGAAATGCTTGGAGCGGGCACTCTTTTTGGATTAAAACTGTCCGAGCGCTATGAGCCTGCTTCTATAATGATTATGGCGCCGGGCGCGTTTATTATTACAGGTCTTCTCATGGGTTTATTCAACTGGAGAAAGCAACTAAAGATTGAAAAGTCGATGAAGGCTTATCAGAAAAATGATTAA
- a CDS encoding radical SAM protein yields MIREAEEIKTCPKHTFRDKLFDFSCRRIGSQQTKTLFKLYDLATFDLYGKPKGAIGAIDITNRCNLRCKHCYFYAHDYAEKPELSDDEWIEKLEGLKETGFPFYQCSWIGGEPLLRKDLLERCMKYFRSNLIVTNGTLELPNWPDVNFYISVDGKKETHEAIRGNGCYDIIRKNAGRNDLKISVSMVINKMNYREIEYFIEEWKEVGVRGCLFQIHTPVKGLANNDFWPGWKLRDDIVDTLLRLKEEKYGDFIGMPVHVLKLMKSDKCKEVTRNCIFKKVSFCFDPQGQIKKPCMFGQQADCLRCGCILPFHLWALEGKWLLMRELMIYFKRRVGKKMLR; encoded by the coding sequence ATGATCAGGGAAGCAGAAGAAATAAAGACATGCCCAAAGCATACCTTTAGAGATAAACTTTTCGATTTTTCCTGCCGTCGCATTGGTTCTCAGCAAACAAAAACTTTATTTAAATTATACGATCTAGCCACCTTCGACCTCTATGGCAAACCAAAAGGGGCAATAGGTGCGATTGATATTACCAACCGTTGTAACTTGCGTTGCAAACACTGTTATTTTTATGCGCATGATTACGCAGAAAAACCGGAGTTGAGTGACGATGAGTGGATTGAAAAACTGGAGGGACTGAAAGAAACAGGTTTCCCCTTTTATCAATGTTCATGGATTGGCGGTGAACCTTTGCTTCGGAAAGATTTGCTGGAGCGCTGCATGAAGTATTTCCGGTCAAATCTGATTGTCACAAACGGAACACTGGAACTTCCCAATTGGCCGGATGTGAATTTTTATATATCGGTTGACGGCAAAAAGGAGACACATGAAGCCATCCGTGGAAATGGTTGTTATGACATAATAAGAAAAAATGCGGGGAGAAACGATTTAAAGATTAGCGTTTCAATGGTAATTAATAAAATGAATTACCGTGAAATTGAATATTTTATTGAGGAATGGAAAGAGGTTGGCGTTCGGGGTTGTTTGTTTCAAATACATACGCCGGTAAAAGGGTTGGCGAACAATGATTTTTGGCCTGGCTGGAAACTGCGGGATGATATAGTAGATACATTGCTTCGATTAAAGGAGGAAAAGTATGGTGATTTTATAGGAATGCCGGTCCATGTGCTTAAGCTTATGAAATCCGACAAATGTAAGGAGGTGACACGGAATTGCATTTTCAAAAAAGTATCGTTTTGTTTTGACCCGCAGGGCCAGATTAAAAAACCTTGTATGTTTGGACAGCAAGCAGACTGTCTGCGGTGTGGCTGTATCCTTCCTTTTCACCTGTGGGCATTGGAAGGTAAGTGGCTTTTAATGAGAGAGCTTATGATATATTTTAAACGCCGAGTGGGTAAAAAAATGCTTCGTTAG
- a CDS encoding YdbL family protein → MKSNFFAMFFLILLSGICPVATVIFADNIQTIKVQMEKRLPLIVELKSKGIIGENNTGYLQYVQANRENEEVVNAENEDRKKVYAIIAKKEGASIGQVGSRRALQIAKKALKGDWLQDRNGKWYQK, encoded by the coding sequence ATGAAGTCAAATTTTTTTGCAATGTTTTTTCTTATTTTATTGAGTGGAATTTGTCCTGTCGCTACAGTAATCTTTGCCGATAATATACAGACAATAAAAGTGCAAATGGAAAAACGCCTTCCTCTCATAGTAGAGTTAAAATCGAAGGGAATTATTGGTGAAAACAACACAGGATATTTACAGTATGTGCAGGCAAACCGTGAAAACGAAGAGGTTGTTAATGCGGAAAATGAGGACAGAAAAAAGGTGTATGCTATTATAGCAAAAAAGGAAGGCGCAAGCATCGGGCAGGTAGGCAGTCGCAGGGCATTGCAGATTGCAAAAAAAGCGCTAAAGGGCGACTGGCTACAGGACAGAAACGGAAAATGGTATCAAAAGTAG
- the ilvC gene encoding ketol-acid reductoisomerase has translation MIKIYYEKDADISVLKGKKIAVIGYGSQGHAQAQNLRESGMEVIVSTREGTANYRLAVKHGFKPVSAEAAAKEGDFIQILLPDESQRAIYETQIKPHVTKGKTLCFSHGFNIHFGQVVPSGDVDVIMVAPKGPGHLVRSEFEKGGGVPCLMAIHQDVTGKAKEKALAYAHGVGGTRGGVIETTFAEETETDLFGEQAVLCGGVSALVKAGFETLVEAGYKPELAYFECMHELKLIVDLFYQGGLSYMRYSVSNTAEYGDLTRGPRIITEETKKEMKRILGEIQSGQFAKEWILENQAGRPSFNALEKKDREHQLEKVGRELRKMMKWINVKEVT, from the coding sequence ATGATAAAAATATATTATGAAAAAGATGCTGATATCAGCGTTTTAAAAGGAAAGAAGATCGCCGTCATAGGCTATGGCAGTCAGGGACACGCTCAGGCGCAAAACCTCAGGGAATCCGGTATGGAGGTAATTGTTTCTACCAGAGAAGGTACGGCTAACTATCGGTTGGCCGTTAAGCATGGGTTTAAGCCGGTGAGTGCGGAGGCAGCGGCAAAAGAGGGCGATTTTATCCAGATACTTCTTCCTGATGAATCCCAAAGGGCTATTTACGAAACGCAAATCAAGCCTCACGTTACGAAAGGAAAGACATTATGTTTTTCCCACGGGTTTAACATTCATTTTGGACAGGTAGTTCCTTCCGGCGATGTAGACGTAATTATGGTAGCGCCGAAGGGGCCAGGCCATCTGGTTCGCTCTGAATTTGAAAAAGGCGGCGGAGTTCCCTGTCTTATGGCAATCCATCAGGATGTTACGGGAAAAGCAAAGGAAAAGGCATTGGCATATGCGCATGGGGTTGGTGGCACAAGAGGAGGGGTGATAGAAACTACCTTTGCCGAGGAGACGGAAACCGACCTGTTCGGCGAACAGGCGGTACTATGTGGTGGGGTATCTGCATTAGTAAAGGCAGGGTTTGAGACCCTCGTTGAGGCTGGTTACAAACCGGAGCTGGCTTATTTTGAATGCATGCACGAACTTAAACTGATAGTGGATCTTTTCTATCAGGGCGGCCTTAGTTATATGCGGTATTCGGTAAGCAATACTGCAGAATACGGTGATTTGACCCGTGGCCCCCGCATCATTACAGAAGAAACAAAAAAAGAAATGAAACGTATATTAGGCGAAATACAGTCGGGGCAATTTGCCAAAGAGTGGATATTGGAAAATCAGGCTGGTCGTCCAAGTTTTAACGCCCTGGAAAAGAAGGATAGAGAACACCAGCTTGAAAAAGTTGGCAGAGAATTGCGAAAAATGATGAAATGGATAAACGTTAAAGAGGTTACATAA
- a CDS encoding IS4 family transposase, whose amino-acid sequence MLRVGGRIFSDDVIKRLSETIQKEPCLSRRKLSRLVCEWMDWRNQAGRLQEMSCRKALLELDRRKEINLPKVNKHYAFQKVNKPAEAPPIAEVSCELAELGDVEIIRVTTRFHSKLWRSMLEAHHYLGSGPLCGAQLRYLVRSEHYGWIGGLSYSACARRVESRDEWIGWTEEARKRNHTFVINNSRYLIAPTVRVKCLASHVLAKCQTRLVDDWERVYKYRPVLLETYVERGRFSGSCYRAANWKYVGGTEGRGRKGTGATVKDVYVMPLQKKWQAVLCCCADGKVHVRQRVAQKEPRDWIEAELGGTKLGDARLTSRLLEMTGMFYDKPLANIPQACGSVSATKAAYRFLDNENVDWKAILQAHYEATEERVKENSLVLVAQDTTTLNYSTHPNTQGLGPIGTKSEKVRGLMVHDTMAFTESGTPLGLLNVQCWARDGIGSKHKRHKKPIEEKESWKWVESYHAVSQVQKRCRNKSLLVVVADREADIHEVFAEQYNTPDGAQLLIRAERSRNRKVVDDKESCEFLWTKLEQQPVIGTREILIPPSEKRSARQAILMVRTMPVTLRPPMLKKNMPAVRVWAVLAQEVNPPIGIDGLEWMLLTTVAVKQEKDAYERLEWYARRWGIECYHRIIKSGCRVESRQLESARRLCNALAIDMIIAWRIHYLTTLGQETPDVPCTVYFSDSEWKALTTFANKVKEPPDLPPSLNDAVRLLGKLGGHLGRRGDGHPGSEVLWRGMSRLADIEVAYELYTT is encoded by the coding sequence ATGCTTAGAGTAGGAGGTCGAATATTTTCAGATGATGTAATAAAGCGTTTATCAGAAACTATCCAAAAGGAACCCTGTCTATCGCGTCGTAAACTGTCGCGTCTGGTATGCGAATGGATGGACTGGAGGAATCAAGCGGGCCGTTTGCAAGAGATGAGTTGTCGCAAGGCGTTATTGGAATTGGATCGTCGTAAAGAGATCAATCTTCCAAAGGTGAACAAGCATTATGCATTTCAAAAAGTCAATAAACCTGCGGAGGCGCCTCCGATTGCGGAAGTGTCATGCGAGCTAGCGGAGTTGGGTGACGTAGAGATTATACGGGTTACAACGAGATTCCATTCGAAACTTTGGCGTAGCATGTTAGAAGCGCATCATTATCTTGGAAGTGGGCCCCTATGCGGGGCGCAACTTCGGTATCTTGTACGCAGTGAACATTACGGATGGATAGGAGGGCTAAGTTATAGTGCCTGTGCCAGACGGGTGGAAAGTCGCGACGAGTGGATAGGATGGACGGAGGAAGCACGTAAGCGGAATCATACGTTTGTTATCAATAACAGTCGGTATTTAATAGCGCCTACGGTAAGAGTAAAATGTTTGGCATCGCATGTATTGGCAAAATGCCAAACACGTTTGGTAGATGATTGGGAAAGAGTGTATAAATATCGTCCTGTACTTTTAGAAACCTATGTGGAACGAGGACGGTTTTCCGGAAGCTGTTATCGGGCAGCTAACTGGAAGTATGTAGGAGGCACGGAAGGTCGAGGACGAAAAGGAACAGGTGCAACGGTCAAAGACGTTTATGTTATGCCGTTGCAAAAGAAATGGCAGGCGGTGTTGTGTTGTTGTGCCGATGGCAAAGTACATGTTCGCCAAAGAGTGGCACAAAAAGAGCCTCGGGATTGGATAGAAGCGGAACTTGGAGGAACAAAATTGGGCGATGCACGATTGACCTCAAGACTTTTAGAAATGACAGGTATGTTTTATGACAAACCTTTGGCAAACATTCCGCAGGCGTGCGGCTCAGTCAGTGCGACTAAGGCTGCATACCGATTCCTTGACAATGAGAATGTAGATTGGAAGGCGATATTGCAAGCTCATTATGAGGCCACGGAAGAGCGTGTGAAGGAGAATAGTTTGGTTTTGGTAGCGCAAGATACTACGACTCTGAATTATAGCACACATCCGAATACGCAGGGGTTAGGACCGATAGGTACTAAGAGTGAAAAAGTTCGTGGACTGATGGTGCATGATACGATGGCGTTTACTGAAAGTGGTACACCCTTGGGACTTCTGAATGTGCAATGCTGGGCGCGGGACGGAATAGGCAGCAAACATAAACGACACAAGAAGCCTATCGAAGAGAAGGAAAGCTGGAAATGGGTGGAGAGTTACCATGCAGTATCGCAAGTACAGAAACGCTGTCGAAACAAATCTTTACTGGTGGTTGTGGCAGATCGTGAGGCCGATATTCACGAGGTATTCGCTGAGCAGTATAATACGCCTGATGGCGCTCAGTTGCTGATCCGCGCAGAACGTTCGCGCAATAGAAAGGTTGTTGATGATAAAGAATCATGCGAGTTTTTGTGGACTAAACTGGAACAGCAACCGGTTATAGGTACCCGCGAAATATTGATACCTCCGAGTGAGAAACGCTCCGCACGTCAGGCAATACTTATGGTACGAACGATGCCTGTTACGCTGCGCCCACCTATGCTAAAAAAGAATATGCCTGCGGTCAGGGTGTGGGCGGTGCTGGCGCAGGAAGTCAATCCGCCTATAGGAATTGATGGGTTAGAATGGATGCTGTTAACCACAGTTGCGGTTAAGCAAGAAAAAGATGCTTACGAACGTTTGGAATGGTATGCTCGCCGATGGGGTATTGAGTGTTATCATCGTATTATCAAGAGCGGTTGTCGTGTCGAGTCCCGGCAGTTGGAGAGTGCCCGTCGTCTGTGCAACGCTTTGGCCATTGATATGATTATAGCTTGGCGTATCCATTACCTGACTACTTTAGGACAAGAAACACCTGATGTCCCTTGTACTGTCTACTTCAGCGATTCTGAATGGAAAGCATTGACAACTTTTGCGAACAAGGTCAAGGAGCCTCCTGATTTACCTCCAAGCCTCAATGATGCCGTGCGGCTTTTAGGTAAACTTGGCGGTCATCTGGGTCGCCGTGGTGATGGCCATCCCGGAAGTGAAGTACTTTGGCGAGGCATGTCACGTTTGGCTGATATTGAAGTTGCTTACGAACTTTACACCACTTAG
- the ilvN gene encoding acetolactate synthase small subunit: MRHVISVLVENKVGVLARITGLISGRGFNIDSLAVGETENPDLSRITIVVRGDDAILEQVRKQINKLIDVIKITDFTNEEFVERDLMLLKINCPIGKRGEIIEIVNIFRGKIVDVGLRDLVIEIAGIEDKIEAMLALLRPYGIKELVRTGSIAITRGAR; the protein is encoded by the coding sequence ATGCGTCACGTTATTTCTGTGTTAGTAGAGAACAAAGTTGGGGTTCTTGCCCGGATTACCGGCTTAATCAGCGGCAGGGGATTTAACATCGATAGCCTTGCCGTGGGCGAGACCGAAAATCCCGATCTTTCCAGGATTACGATAGTTGTCAGGGGAGATGACGCTATTCTGGAGCAGGTAAGAAAACAGATCAACAAACTTATTGACGTTATTAAGATCACCGATTTTACCAATGAAGAGTTTGTCGAACGGGATTTAATGTTGCTGAAGATAAATTGTCCTATCGGGAAACGCGGCGAGATTATAGAGATTGTGAATATTTTCAGAGGAAAGATTGTAGATGTTGGCCTGAGAGATCTCGTTATCGAGATTGCCGGAATAGAGGATAAGATTGAAGCAATGCTGGCGTTATTGCGTCCTTATGGAATAAAAGAACTGGTGAGAACGGGGAGCATTGCTATCACAAGGGGAGCACGGTAA